The DNA sequence CCAGCGCGGCCTCGAACTGGACGAACCCGCGCGCGAGGAACTCGACCGCGGCTACACGCCGCTCGGCGTGCTGGTCACGGGCGCGCGCCGGGCCACCCACTACGCCACCACCACCCGCGCCCCCGACGACCCCGACTTCGCCGACCCGCTGCCCGACGACCCGGCCGACGTGCCCGCCCTGTGGTGCCAGGCCACGCTGCTCAGCGCGGGCCGGCCCGTCGCGCTGGTCCGCGAGACCGTCTACCGGGTCGCGTTCACCGGCCGCCGCCCACCCGACCTGACCGGCTACCTGACCCCGGCGCCGCCCCGACTGGTGTCCTGATGCGCGCCCGGACCGCCGCGCTCGCCGCGACGACCGTGGCGGCGGGGTCCAGCGGGTACGTGGTCGCGGCGGTGCTCACCGAGGTCGCCGCCGACCTCGGCGTCACCACCGGGGCCGCGGGGCGGACGATCACCGCGTTCGCCCTGGCCTACGCGGTCGGCTCGCCGGTGCTCGCGATGCTCACCGCCCGGTTCGAGCGGCGGGCCCTGCTGGTCGCCGCGCTGCTGGTGGCCGCGGTCGGCAACGTCGGCGCGGCGCTCGCGCCCACGTTGGACCTGCTGCTGGTCGCCCGCGTGCTCACCGCGTGCGGGGCGGCGCTGGCCACGCCGGCGGCGACCGCGGTCGCCGCGCAGCTCAACCCGGAGCACAAGGCCAAGGCCATGGCGGTGGTGACCGCCGGGTTGACGGCCGCGACGCTGCTGGGCGTGCCGGCCGGGCGGTTCGTCGCCGACCGCTACGGCTACAGGGCGTCGTTCGTGCTGGTGGCGGCGCTGTGCGTGGTGGCGGCGCTGGTGGTGCGGTCCGCCGTGCCGCCGGTGCGGCCGGGGCCCGCGGTGGCGTTGCGGCAACGGCTCGCGCCGCTGGCCGATCCCCCGGTGCGCCGGCTGCTGGCCGTGTCGCTGCTGGCGTGCCTGGCCACGTTCAGCGTGTACGGCTACCTCGGCCCGATCACCGGCCGCCCGCCCGACGGCGGCCACCTGCTGGCCTACGGCCTGGGCGGGGTGCTGGGCAACGCGATCGGCGGCGTGGCCGCGGACCGCCACGGGCCGCGCACACCGCTGCTGGTGGCGCTGGGCGGCTGCGCGGCGGTCCTCGTGGTGCTGCCGACGATGCTGGCCGGCGCGACGGCGGTCGTCGTGATGGCCGCGTGGGGCGCGTTGTTCTGGGCGTTCAACCCGCCCCTGTTCGCGGCGCTGGTCGCGGTGGACCCGGACCGGGCGAACCTCCTGCTCGCCCTGAACGCCTCCGCCATCTACACCGGCATCGCGGGCGCGGGTGTGCTCGGCGGCGCGGTGCACGCCCCGGCCGTCCCCCTCGTGGGCGCCGCCGTCGCCGTCGCGGCCGCCGCGATCGCCGCCACGAACCGCGGAAGGAGGTTGGTGACGCGCTGATCGGCGCGATCCGGGTTAGGTTGCCCGCATGGCCGGAAAGGTGCCTTCGGTGGAGCTGGAGGTCGGGGACCGCGTCGTGCGGATCTCGAACCCGGATCGCGTCTACTTCCCCGCGCGCGGGGAGACCAAGCTGGACCTCGCCCACTACTACCTGTCGGTCGGCGACGGGATCGTGCGCGCGCTGCGCGAGCGGCCGTGCATGATGCACCGCTTCCCGTCCGGGGTCGCCGGCGAGAAGGTGCACCAGAAGCGGCTGCCGAGCGGCGCGCCGCCGTGGGTGCGGACCGTGCGGGTGCACTTCCCCCGGTACGACCGGCACGCCGACGAGCTGTGCGTGACCCACGTGGCCGACGTGGTGTGGGCGGTGCAGATGTCGACGGTGGAGTTCCACCCGTGGAACTCCCGCGGCGCCGACACCGAGAAGCCCGACGAGTGGCGCATCGACCTCGACCCGATGCCGGACTGCCCGTTCGACCGGGTGCGGCGGGTCGCGCACGTGGCGCACGAGGTGCTCGACGAGCTGGGCGCGGTGGGCTGGCCGAAGACGTCCGGCGGGTCGGGGCTGCACATCTACGTGCGGATCAAGCCCGAGTGGGGTTTCGCCGACGTGCGGCGGGCGGCGCTGGCGTTCGCGCGCGAGGTGGAGCGGCGGGCGCCCGACGACGTGACCACGGCCTGGTGGCGGCGCGACCGCGACCCGCGCAGCCTGTTCGTGGACTACAACCAGAACGCGCGCGACCACACCATCGCCAGTGCCTACTCGGTGCGGGGCGTGCCGGAGGCGACGGTGTCCACGCCGGTGCGGTGGGACGAGATCGACTCGCTGGACCCGCGCGACTTCACCATCGCCACCGTGCCCGCCCGGTTCGCCGAGCTGGGCGACCTGCACGCCGGGATCGACGACGCGGTGTTCTCGCTGGAGCCGCTGCTGGAGTGGGCCGACCGCGACGGGGTCGACGTGCCCGAGCCCTAGCGCAGCACGCGTGGTCGTCGCCGACCCAGGGCGAGGCCGTTCTCGACGTGCCGCAACGCCTCCCGCGCGGTCCAGCCGTCCACGCCGTCGTGGCGGGAGGCCGCGGTCAGCAGCACGGCCATCGCGGTGCCCTCGTCCAGCCAGCCCGCGCCGACCAGCTCGCCGAGGCGGCACGCGGCGGTGAACACGACGTGCGCGCGCGTGCCGGGCCGGGCGTCGCGGACGCGGTCCGCCTCGCCTTCCACCACGGCGGCGCGGTAGGCGTCGACCCGGCGCGGCGAGGGCCGCTGCGCCGGGATCGGCAGGTCCTCCGGCGGTTCCGGGGTCAGCACGGCGACCAGCCACCCGGGTGCGGGCGCGACCGGCGCGTCCCGCACCACCCGGTACCGGCCGCGGCCCAGCAGGGAACCGGCGGCGACCACGTACCCGCCCGCGCCGCGCGTGTCGACGTGCGGCGCGATCCGGCCCACGCTGTTGCCCAGCGGCACGTCGGGCGCCCGGAAGTAGCGGTGCTCTCCCCCGCTGGGCGTCGCCACGGTGTAGGTGTCGCGCGGGTCTTCCGCGCCGTGCTGCCAGGCGCGGCGGGCGAACGCCTCGCGGCCGTGCGGCACGTCCAGGTCGACCACCAGCAGCCCGGCGGGACCGCAGGAGATGCCGACGTTGTAGGCCCGGCGCGACCACCAGTGCCGGATCCGGTCGCGGTCCAGGGTCGCCTCGTCGTCCCAGCCGCGCAGCGCGGGCTCCTTGCCGTGCGGGCGCAACGGGACCACCGGCCAGCCTCGTGCGGCGGCGGCCAGCGCCGCCCGGTACCTGGTCATGCTCGTCCCCCCTGGTGTCGGGCAACGGGGGAAGCGCCGCCGACGTCCAGTGTGCCGGGCTCAGGCCTGCCGGTACAGGGCCACCAGGACGCCGTGGACGGCTTCGTCACCTCCCGCGTCCCGCGCCTGCCGCACCAGCCGGCGCAACGTCTCCCCCAACCGCCGACGTGGCCGAGGAGCTGGACGCGCTGCTCGCCGCGCGGCTGGCCGCCGGCGCCTACGACGTGGCCACGCCGGAGGAGCTGGGCACCGCGGTCACCGCCGACCTCCAGTGATCGCGCCGGGCACGTCCAGCTTGACCCGCTCGGGCACGCGGCTCTCGGTGATCACGAACGGCGTGCAGGCCAGGATCAGCGCGGTCACCGGGATGTTGATGAGGAACGTCGGTGAACGGCGATCGGCACCTGCGGCTGAAGTTCCACCCCGACCGGGTGCCCGAAGGCGACGACGCGGCGCTCATGCAGGAGGTCGCC is a window from the Saccharothrix saharensis genome containing:
- a CDS encoding bifunctional DNA primase/polymerase, translated to MTRYRAALAAAARGWPVVPLRPHGKEPALRGWDDEATLDRDRIRHWWSRRAYNVGISCGPAGLLVVDLDVPHGREAFARRAWQHGAEDPRDTYTVATPSGGEHRYFRAPDVPLGNSVGRIAPHVDTRGAGGYVVAAGSLLGRGRYRVVRDAPVAPAPGWLVAVLTPEPPEDLPIPAQRPSPRRVDAYRAAVVEGEADRVRDARPGTRAHVVFTAACRLGELVGAGWLDEGTAMAVLLTAASRHDGVDGWTAREALRHVENGLALGRRRPRVLR
- a CDS encoding MFS transporter; the protein is MRARTAALAATTVAAGSSGYVVAAVLTEVAADLGVTTGAAGRTITAFALAYAVGSPVLAMLTARFERRALLVAALLVAAVGNVGAALAPTLDLLLVARVLTACGAALATPAATAVAAQLNPEHKAKAMAVVTAGLTAATLLGVPAGRFVADRYGYRASFVLVAALCVVAALVVRSAVPPVRPGPAVALRQRLAPLADPPVRRLLAVSLLACLATFSVYGYLGPITGRPPDGGHLLAYGLGGVLGNAIGGVAADRHGPRTPLLVALGGCAAVLVVLPTMLAGATAVVVMAAWGALFWAFNPPLFAALVAVDPDRANLLLALNASAIYTGIAGAGVLGGAVHAPAVPLVGAAVAVAAAAIAATNRGRRLVTR
- the ligD gene encoding non-homologous end-joining DNA ligase, whose product is MAGKVPSVELEVGDRVVRISNPDRVYFPARGETKLDLAHYYLSVGDGIVRALRERPCMMHRFPSGVAGEKVHQKRLPSGAPPWVRTVRVHFPRYDRHADELCVTHVADVVWAVQMSTVEFHPWNSRGADTEKPDEWRIDLDPMPDCPFDRVRRVAHVAHEVLDELGAVGWPKTSGGSGLHIYVRIKPEWGFADVRRAALAFAREVERRAPDDVTTAWWRRDRDPRSLFVDYNQNARDHTIASAYSVRGVPEATVSTPVRWDEIDSLDPRDFTIATVPARFAELGDLHAGIDDAVFSLEPLLEWADRDGVDVPEP